One window of Ammospiza nelsoni isolate bAmmNel1 chromosome 12, bAmmNel1.pri, whole genome shotgun sequence genomic DNA carries:
- the PIGT gene encoding GPI transamidase component PIG-T — translation MAAAVLLLLLLAAAGPGPGRADAGRERRDALREELLLSPLPTGDVAATFQFRTRWDADLQRGAVSHYRLFPKALGRLVAALGVRELHLALTQGFWRTRYWGQPPLQAPAGAELWVWFQPTVTDVDKAWKELSNILSGIFCASLNFIDSTNTVIPTASFKPLGLANGTDHHLLRYAVLPREVVCTENLTPWKKLLPCGSKAGLAVLLKAERLFHSSYHSQAVHIRPICRDASCLAMSWELRQTLTVVFDFFSSGQGKKDWSLFKMFSRTLTDTCPLASQSKVYVDISPKNKEKELLEVSPPPTSVHEAIVQGDRRTYAVYDLLSPSLFNTSRSLNVQLKWKRPQDSSEMPIPTLHAQRYVGGYGLQTGEICTLIYNTHPYRAFPVILLETVPWYLRLYVHTLTIITKGKENKPSYIHYQPAQDRSRPHLLEMLIQLPANSVTKITIQFERALLKWTEYPPDPNHGFYVGSSVLSALVPSVTAMKDMDVEQSPLFTSLFPSSDGSSYFVRLYTEPLLVNLPTPDFSMPYNVICLTCTVVAVCYGSFYNLLTRTFHVEEPSRGGLAKRLANVIRKFRGVPPL, via the exons ATGGCGGCggcggtgctgctgctgctgctgctggcggcgGCAGGGCCCGGGCCCGGGCGGGCGGAcgcgggccgggagcggcgggacGCGCTGCGGGAGGAGCTCCTGCTGAGCCCGCTGCCCACCGGCGATGTGGCCGCCACCTTCCAGTTCCGCACGCGCTGGGACGCGGACCTGCAGCGGGGCGCAG TCTCTCACTACAGGCTCTTCCCGAAGGCGCTGGGGCGGCTGGTGGCAGCGCTGGGCGTGCGGGAGCTGCACCTCGCGCTCACCCAGGGCTTCTGGCGCACCCGCTACTGGGGGCAGCCGCCCCTCCAGGCACCCGCTGGCGCCGAGCTCTGGGTCTGGTTCCAGCCCACGGTCACCGA TGTTGACAAAGCCTGGAAAGAACTGAGTAACATCCTTTCAGGAATATTCTGTGCTTCTCTCAACTTTATTGACTCGACCAACACAGTGATTCCAACAGCATCCTTCAAACCCCTGGGTTTGGCCAATG ggacagatCACCATCTCCTGCGTTACGCTgtcctgcccagggaagttgtcTGCACAGAGAACCTCACCCCCTGGAAGAAGCTGCTGCCGTGTGGCTCAAAG gctgggctggctgtgctgctgaaggctgAGCGCCTGTTCCACAGCAGTTACCACTCCCAGGCAGTGCACATCCGCCCCATCTGCAGG GATGCCTCCTGCCTGGCTATGTCCTGGGAGCTTAGACAGACTCTCACTGTGGTCTTTGACTTCTTTTCCAGTGGCCAAGGAAAGAAAG ACTGGTCCCTGTTTAAGATGTTCTCTCGCACGCTGACTGACACGTGTCCTCTGGCATCGCAAAGCAAAGTCTACGTTGACATTTCCCCCAAGAACAAG gaaaaggagctgctggaagtgtCCCCCCCTCCAACATCAGTACACGAAGCTATTGTCCAGGGAGACAGGAGAACCTACGCTGTCTATGACCTGCTGAGCCCCTCCCTCTTCAACACATCTCGCAGCCTCAATGTGCAGCTGAAGTGGAAGCGGCCCCAAGACAGCT CGGAAATGCCCATTCCCACGCTCCATGCTCAGCGTTACGTGGGCGGGTACGGGCTGCAGACCGGGGAGATCTGCACCCTCATCTACAACACCCACCCCTACCGAGCCTTCCCCGTGATCCTGCTGGAGACTGTGCCCTGGTACCTGCGCCTCTACGTGCACACCCTCACCATCATCACCAAAGGGAAGGAGAACAAGCCCA GTTACATCCACTACCAGCCAGCCCAGGACCGGAGCCGGCCGCACCTCTTGGAAATGCTGATCCAGCTGCCAGCCAACTCCGTCACCAAGATCACAATCCAGTTTGAGAGGGCCTTGCTGAAGTGGACAGAGTACCCACCTGACCCCAATCATGGCTTTTATGTTGG TTCATCTGTGCTCAGTGCCCTGGTGCCCAGTGTCACTGCAATGAAGGACATGGATGTGGAGCAGAGCCCTCTCTTCACCTCACT GTTTCCTTCCTCCGATGGCTCCAGCTATTTTGTGCGCCTGtacacagagccactgctggtGAACCTGCCAACCCCAGACTTCAGCATGCCCTACAACGTCATCTGCCTCACCTGCACCGTGGTGGCCGTGTGCTACGGCTCCTTCTACAACCTGCTGACCAGAACGTTCCACGTGGAGGAGCCCAGCCGGGGCGGGCTGGCCAAGCGGCTGGCCAACGTCATCCGAAAATTCAGGGGGGTGCCCCCACTCTGA